tgttttaattcaatttcaccagtttgaggtttaataaaattacataaaaatataacatttatttttaacaaagatTTTTTGAGTTCCTTTCGTACTTGACATAAAAATGATCTAAgagcttttttgaaaaatatcagcgGGTCCTTAATATTAAAGTTAACAATTGCTCCAGTTCTTATACGATTATTAAAACATGATTCCAATGCAGTCCAAACTAATTGTTTcccctttttattattattctttttgtatttaaattgttctcgataatttttaaaaatacttaaatttgattctaatttaatcATAGATTTTCTATCTATTTTTTCCtgacttcttaaaaatttttttaaaattaaaatatttttatttaaaaattttatccacttgcaataatcatttttattttttataagcttaCCAAGTTCGCcaatttttaacaacattttttcACTCAACTCGCTAACTTCTTTTGTAGTAGACATTATGATGAGAATAAGTGTTATAAGTTTACGTTGTAGAATTAAATTGAATCAGATATTTTCATATGTCTCGTATAAATATACTAATATCATGTATtccatttacatttttttttttcgcattTAACAAGAcgggtattattttattacacacCTATTATAATAATTGCATCACGTTGCTAAATGTTAAGGTCATTTTGcaaacataaataaatctgcaataattataaattcCAATTATCTTTAAGATGCATAAATGTTGTTTAACATGTAAAACCTTATTAGAATAATTACCAATTACTCGCTTAGGCaaattttctagtataaaaGCACCATCGTCTTATACATAAAGTTAATCTTAACAACTCATCAACTTCATCAACTAACTACTACAATGAATGTAGAATCAACCTTCATTTTCGAATCTGTTGATCGAAAAAAGTTATCCAATAAACTATTAGTGGtgatgttaaaaaatttgttcaagtaagtatttttttaatttaaaatttcgaaaatgtttagccattattattattattattattattgaaagttaatatttttatttttgtaaataaaaattttgatttttttttttcatagatttgGAAAGAAGGATATTAAAATAGTACAGGGTAGAGTTCACCTCTACCTCTCTTACTCGCCCCGCAACGAAACAGTTGCACAAAAAGTGAAGGGCTTACCCGTAAAATATTTACGGGTGGCAGCTAGTGATGAAGAGGAGCTACAACTGTTCCTCAAGGCTATGCGGGAGTTTACAGAGGTAAACTTTTACCGAGCTGTGGAACTGGAAGAGGATGAACGTCACGCTTTAACGGACGGTAGAGATAAAGAGGaaccgaataaaaaaaaaattaaaattttggaaaaccgAACATTCCGAGACTCTACTACTACTACAGCTGGACCATCCCAATTAATTGAAATACCTGATGAAGGTGCAGATGAGTTTGAGACGCAaaaatactctgtatttgacttaaatgaatataaataaaatatattttaaaatcagttttttattttaaatggttgagtttctaaaaataaattcttattaatCTAACTAGTAAAGATATCCAATATCGAGATATTaaattcattgttttatttttttaaaatggcttgacataaaaccaataaaaaaaaaaaaacaaaaattttcttatgtacTTATTTGATTAGTAATAAAACAAGTGTACCTATattaactattattttaaacagcaagtgattaaaaacgtttttaattttacatttaaaattaataaataaaacaagtatataattgaaatttaatcaattttattcatataCCAATcccttaaaatataaacattttcctTGGCGCaccttaaattattataaatatgttttttgcaGTGGTATTTACGACCACTTTGACTAATaagacaatttaaatttaaacaaccCAACTCTAACAAGTCTATAATATTATTTGGAATTATACTACTTaaccacattttttttgtcaaacctTTAACATTCATTGTCCTATTTGGTTTAATAGTgtcttttaaaaatgcataaagaCCTTCCAAGGGTAAATAGTTGACGTCAGTAAAGTCCCAAGGCAATCCATGTAGATTTCTTGTTATCCAATCCATTTGTTTCCCTTCAAAACTGGCATTATCATCAAACCGTTGAAACCAGTGAAATGGAAAtggaaatttaacaaaatgatGAAAAACGTCACCATTTTCCATATCAATTATAGCAATCTCCTTACAaagaaatggactttttttatattgaaatccTTGAACGTCTAAAATATACATGATGCTAGTTGTTTACCTTGGACAACGTGCGTGTATCTTTCACTATAACTTTTAGCAAACTAAAGTTAGAAATTATACAACatgcattatttaaatcataaaatctatttttaataacacataGGCTTTAGTTtgttatataaagaatatacatTAACAAGTGCACAAAAACAATGTGATCGAGAGTGATAAAAGCATAGAGGTTCAGTTTTTTCCATCTCCACTTCTTTTTCCTTCTCCTCGACATTCTCTTTAATTTCGATAACAGGTTTCAGTGAATACTTTTCTACATATTTGCATGCATCTTTTCCTTTTACATATATCCtatgtatattttctttatctgtaagatttttcaatatttcagaaaattcatAAACTGGGGTATATCCTTCGTACCAAGGAATGCAGTGTTGATTTATCATTGCCCATTTGGcttctttaataatttcatttgatAATTGATCCAATGCAAATGGTGGCTTAAACACAAAATGGCTTATTTTTTCTCCATCATAGACAGCCAATTCTTTAGGAagaaacttttggttttcaagTTTAAAACCTTGAACAtccactattaaaaaattcatatttttttttaaacaattatatttgcCTCACTATTTTTGTAAGAGGGTTATAGGTAAATACGCGATCGTATATCACCAAACAGTAAGCTGAAGTATCTTTGTCTAAATCACTATTTAACTCAAACTCGACTCGCATAACTACCGGACCTGACTGAAGCAATTCTTTTTGATGAATACAATTTATATAAGAGATTGGTGCTATGGTTTTAAACTGTTCGGGATTAAACATCGGTTCATCGGTCTTTGAATAATAGGTGGATTGAAATTGTGAATACATTTCATAGAGGGTTgcaaatttgttttgtttgatATCTAAATTAAGGTCTATATAAGGGTACCGTTCAGAGTTTAGAAATACTCTTATAGACCTTAAATTAATATCATGAAATTTACTCATATCTTCCTTAAGCTGATCTCGTTTACCACTTTGGAATGCAATAATTACGTGACGGGGTGTTTCTATCTTAGTTGATGTTTTCACTGGCCAATTATGTCTATTAGTTTTAAGAAGCTCTGGGTATTCAATTAATTCCCAACATCTAAACCCAACTTCGATGTCGACAttcttatcaataatttttgtaagaaGCAATTCTTGTGATATTCCTACAGAAATATGAGGTACATTCCAGGATACCTTACTCAGGGTTACCTTTAATGATTCATTTGCTTCCGTAGTCGTAACAGCATTATTATCAGTATGATCTCTAACTAGAATCAGTtcttgtttagaatttattatcacttttttataatcttcaaaaaatccCATGAGAGTTTTTAATGGAATgcttacattaaaaaaacccGTTTTTTCATccactattgattttttttcagtagtagtagtagtagtagtagtagtagttgtTGGCAAATACCATCCGGCATTTTCAAGCTTATTTACTTCATTATTATTGTATGATAGGTATCCTTTTAGTGTTGATGTCATACCTACATCTCGCACGGAATCAATTGTTACACCATTGAGCTGATACCTCATTTCTTTAAATAGAAAAGCTACTCCATTGTTGATAAATGATGCTTTTTTTGAAACTGTTCCATCACTCTTGGTTAATTTTCCCTCTATATAGAGTGAACTTTCTCCAGGTAAAGTATACTTTTCAACTTCATTAACGGGAATCACTATTTCATCGTTATTTCCCAGTTTTGTTGGTAGGTATGGTTCATAGGAATGTGTTTCATAATGTGTAATAGAATTATCCATTATGAGCTTTTCCGTAACATTAAGAATTgaggacattttttttttttaatttacgttttACAATATGATAAATCCaagtgattttaaaaagtttctattaGACTTACTTAACGGTTTcaaattaaagttataactaaatttattttttttatgtttaactttatatactttatttgtaaaCATtccattttcctttttattatataagatagccattattccaattttttaatgtgtAGCCTAATGGTAACGGTTTCGTTTCTAAAGTTGATTACGTCTCCCTCTTGatctataatttttacaataattttatctATCACCTTTACAACGACTggaaaataaatgatattttgtggactttcaataattttatatccaGGTGGAACATTGGGAAAGAATTGATGAATAATGTGAACGGGTTGTCCGTTCAGGTATGATCCTTCGGCTATACTACAATCCACACAAAgagaatttacttttattatctcTGCTGGAAAATCTGACTCATGATATTTCTTATCACCCTTAATTGTTTGGTCACTTTTAAAGCCTAAAAGCTCTCCAATAGTTCCCTTTTTAAAAACGATATCTGTAGATGATTTAATTTTACACTTTAGGGTATTATTGTTTGCACGTAAAAGAAAGGATATTTCCCTTTCTTCAAATTTCTCCTGTAGTAGTTGATTTAAATCTTCAATTTCATAGCTTCCCAGAGGTATTTCTATGAAATCTCCTTTACTTCCATAATAAACCCTATTATTTGAATAATCAATATTGGGAATTGTATaaaatgtctcaaaatttgtcaAACCCACAACATAATCTGAATTATCATCTAAATAAATAGGTGGATTAAAATTTGCCGAAAGTATGCTACTTTTAGCTGAAAGTGTTATGGTAAACGATGACATGCTTCttgataactgtttattttttatctggATTAAACAATTTGGTTACCTATTATTATAAAGGAAATGTAGACATAGCTGTCCACAGTTAGATTTATCATATGTTTGATACGGATCATGGTTAtagctaattaaatttttattaccatcacttaaaaaatatgcaataactTCTTTAGGGGGCCTTAGATTACCGAAGCTatcaaaataacttatttttttattttttttaacgtatgcCGTCCAATGTGTACCTGGACCAGAATTACTATCCAAGTTTATAATTCCactttcaatttttctaattacTTTTGGTAATTTATCTCGCATGAAGATGCCTCTAAAAtgagaaatgtttaattttttaatatacctattTATATCTAGGTTTGTTAACGGCTTATTGTGaggtaatatatttaatagttttttggttttagataTAACCCATAACCATTTTTATATGGTTTTAAGTAAAGACCACTTCCTTTTTTCCCAATAGCTATCTCTTCCATGACACGATtatgtcttttattttcttctaatttttgttGTGCTGCCTTTGTATCATTAATGGCTTTAGCAATGCTTGCTGCCCCTCCTCCTAAAGCGCCTAAGGCAGATAGCCCTGCAAATATTGGAATTAAAGGAAGGACACCACCTTTGATTTTTGGAATAGGAATTattctttttgaagaaattttcctttttttaagacGTTTTAAGGCACCATTGGTTGTAACGTTTAACTTTTTATAAGACTTTCCGATtatacctttttttcttttacttgcAGAcgctttttttctatttttcttttttgttaaacccATCCCCAATTTGGATTTTGCTTTCATTATACCTGCAATTCCTAGGGCGCTTAAACGTTCACCCACACCTGCATCACTTGACCTAAACCGATTGATTGCTTGGTCAGCCAATATCCTATCGGCCTTGTTACGACTTTTTACGCTAGAAAATTTACTGTATGCAATGTCGTGATTTTTACACGCTTCGTCAAGTTTATTTACGCCTTGATGACCGGCAGCTAAACGTTTTTCCAATCTTGTACCGGGCCCACAAAAATTATAACCAGGAATGTGTAATTCAAAtggtaatttaataattacagtATTTAAGGAGCCACCTTTCGGTGTGAACTTTAGTGTcataatagatttttatataatagttaaTACCCTTTTATACTTCGAATATGTGGttggaaaaacaaaagttttcgttACCAGTGAAAAATTATGACCTAAATATCAGTAATGGGCAGATATTTAAGAAACATGGGGAGTTGTTTGGAGGTGAATCAAAACGGGGAATCATAGTGGGTCCATCTGGCTGTGGAAAAACTAATGTAATGATTACATTATTAACACACCCCAACGGATTAcgatttgaaaatgtttatgtGTATTCTAAATCATTATATCAACCAAAATATGaatttctaagaaaattattaaaaccacTTAGGGGAATAGGTTATTTTGAGTCGTGTTTTGAGCAGGATATTGTACCACCAGTTGACGTTAAACCTAATTCAGTAATAATATTTGATGATATTGTGTGCTGTAATCAAAGTATTATGCgagattatttttgttttggtagACATAAATATACGGACTGTTTTTACCTATGTCAAACGTACTCATCGATTCCTAAACAATTAATCAGAGATAATGCAAACCtactaattatatttaaacaagacGGAACCAATTTAAAACATATCTATGATGATCATGTAAATATGGACATGTCATTTCAACAGTTTAAAGATCTCTGTTCCACTTGCTGGCGATCcgattttgattttattgttattgataAAGATTGTGGTGTTGAGACTGGAAGGTATCGAAATAAATTTGACcagtttattcatttaaataaataagatatatcACTAAGGAGTTAATTAGTTTAAAGCCTATAGTTTGGAAGCGAACATGAATGAAAAGTTAGTAAAAGAATTAATACAAGCCCGTCAAGCTGTAAAACGAAaactaaaatctttaaaaacagATGTGGCCAAGTCTCAGTTTCGacaagaaaaagaatttaaaccAATTACAGAACccttaaaagaattaattaaagcTGTAAAAGcggaggaaaaaattaaaacagaaccCTTAACACCGCCAGCATTTTCTACtcctcaaaaatttaaaaccgaTTTATCACCGCAAAAAAGACgtcaaacaaatatttataacaaatatcTACCTTCGGAATTACCATCATTTTTAACAAGAGAAGATACATTTGAAATAAACGATGAGAATGACgatgatgtattttttaatcaacAATCATCTTTAAGGGAGCCTCGTCTAAGTTCTACGAGACGAGATAATTTAGATGAATCTACCATTACTGAACCAACAACAAAAGAAATTAGACAGAGTATTTTTGAGTTAACCAGAAGTCCGGCATACGAACAATATCTTGAAGCATTTCATCCGCTTGTAAGAGGTTTTGTTGATGCATCTTTAAAAAGTGAACGAGATTTAGATAATACGCATGGCCTATTTCATGATGCAGAAAATGAAAAGTGGAAAATTGGCGACAGTGAAGCTGACTTTGTGcaacaaaattttaagattcAGGATTTAATCTATGAGGGTACACCCGGTCTCtatgaacttttattttttcaagaaccTCGCGGTTATACCTCAAAAGATCTTGACAATTACATGGATATATTGCAAAGAAGCAATGCTTATAGAAGAAACTATGATCCAAAGGCACAGATTCAAGGCACTACCGACCCAAAatacttaacaataataaaaccgTACTTGataaaaaagggaattttaagaTCTACTTCCACATCTAGTGCCATTCCTTTTTCTAAGCCTAAACCACCGTCAGAAACACGCCCGAGAAGTACTAGAATAACCTCGAAAAAGGGGGGAGGAATGATGatgaatttaacaaataaaaaaactgattatgTCTATTATGATGATCCTAATGAGTTAGTGGAACGGTTAAAATTACTTATATCATCACAAATGGCAGGGCATACCGGACATAATAATGAAATAGTCTCCATTATTGAAGAGCTAAAGGAAGCAAAAGTTATTTTATAGACTGTTTAAACCACtatatggtattttaaaaatgtctttgaaCAAGTTCGGTTCTCATCTTCACTTAAATAGGAAAAACTATAGTAAAACTGATACAATTACTTTTATTCAATTAACGCCCCTAAAGTTGTTTTACAACATATCATTAACATTTATGGGAAACTGCTTTCCAAACGATGAGAAATTTACTttgatatttgataaaaaaacattttttaaatttccattaagTTCTGGTGTTATTATAGGGGGCTGAATATCCAAAGAaagaaatattcttattaattaatggtaaaaaaggaaaattagaGGGAAGAGAAATAAAAGAAGGAGATCTAATTGAGTTTGGTAAAGAGCCAAAATCCtcaattgactttttttatggagaattaataataaaatgtcccGTTTTAGtagaataaaacaataaataagtacaaataaagtttatttcaaaGATGACTTTAGACAAGTTTGGATCTCacatatttcataaatattccagaattgatgatgatgataatcAAGTTAATTTAGTCAAcattgcaaatttaaaattattttaccatatAACATTGCCATTTCTTGGTCACCATGACCcaagtgaaaaaaattttgttttaaccCAAGATAAACGAGTTTCCTATCGATTTCCAACTGACTCTGGTGTTATTATAGCCGGCGAATTTCCAAAACAAcatgtaaatttattaataaatggtaAACAAGGTGGAGTGGAAGGAAGAGAACTAAAGGCAGGTGATTTAATTGCATTTCGACGGGATTCAAAATCTCAGATAGACCAATTTTAtggagaattaataataaaatgtcctATTTTAATAGAACAATAAACATTAACCATGAGCAAGATAAAAGAAGATGTTGTTAATGAGCTGCATAGATTAAGTAGGAAAAAATATCCAAGAAGACGTGTTATAGTTAAAGGACTTAATGATTTATGGCAGGCAGATTTAGTGGAAATGATTCCATATCATAAGCTCAATAAAGGTTATCGATATATACTTGtagttattaatgttttttcaaaatacttaTGGACAAAACCCATAAAGTCAAAAACTGCTAAATATGTGGCTGATGCAATGGCAAATATTCTTAGCAATGTTAAAACACCACCAAACAACCTACATACCGACAGAGGATCGGAATTTTACGGTAAACATTTTCaggaattaatgaaaaaatttaaaataaatcattatagtACATTTTCAAATGTAAAAGCTAGTGTTGTGGAACGAGTAAATCgaactttaaaaactttaatgtgGAAAAAATTTAGTTTGAGAGGAAATTATAAGTGGATCGATATCTTGGATGATATTgtgcaaaaatataataatacaagaCATTCTAGCATTGGAAAAAAACCAAATGAAGTAAACGAAAAAAATGAACAAGACATTTTAAAGTTTCACTTTAACCATATAAAAATGGTTGAtccaaaaattcctaaatttaaaattggtgaTCATGTAcgtataagtaaacaaagagaAGCATTCACAAAAGGATATACACCCAATTGGTCAAATGAAATCTttcaagtgaaaaaaattaatctaacaAATCCTACAACCTATTTACTACAAGATGAAAATAATGTGGAAATTCAAGGTGGTTTTTATGGGGCTGAGTTGCAAAAAGTAAAACATCCTGACGTTtatttggttgaaaaaattCTACGGCGTAAAGGGAACCAAGTTTACGTAAAATGGTTGGGAATGGATAAGACACATAATTCTTGGATTctaaaaaaagatgttttgtaaaatgttagttaagttaaatatattttttattattaaatttttaattttaaaccaaaCCATGTACATAGTAGAAGATTATGtaataaaatctgttaaaagcaaaattattcTTTGGTTTTGAGTAGATCAACTATAACCACAAAAGATGTtgaatcaaatattaaattcattaaaatatttatttggaatAAAGTGTGTAGTGAAAAATAATAGTGATAGTGTGACAAACATTTATAatgaagaaaaacataatatattatgtgaacaattattacaaattatagGTGGAAAGAAAAATGTGCGAGAATTGAATGCAAAGGAATTAGAAAATCTACCAatggatttctttttaaaatatgtggaTCCCatgactttattatttatttggaaCAAACTACCTGCTAACTATAGACAAGAGTttgatttacaaataaaattaccatGTTTTATTCACTATAATAGACCAGATTGGCGAACACACGTAGATGGACCTCCTTCAccacaaaataaatgttgtttttgtattaaagctCTTGCTAAACAAAATTAACCAATATTCAACAATAAACCATGATTTGGTTAAGTCCTACATTTATAACACTAGTTGCAGTAGTACAAAATGTTTTCTACGTTCATAAACCTCCGGAAATAGTGTCTGCATTTGTTCAACTGAAAGGTGAAAATTTTTCAAGTGATAATTCATGGATACCCTTACTATACAAACGCATTCATAATGAATcagttccaatattttttacatgGATTCCAACTACCATCTCAATGACCTCTAGACATAGACTTCACTATAGGTTAAGATTTCGATTCATTAATGGAACAATACTTGAAAGTAGGGACTGGACAACTTTTAGTAAAGGATTAAATACAgaaaattctataattattaatCTAAATTCTAATACTAGTGGTAATTACTTAGAGTTAAATACTTTAAGATCAAATTTCCATGTCTTTATGTATGTAACACAgaccatttttataattactatactaattttaggtaatataatatgtaaaatgttGTATAATTTAGGagaacaacaacaacaaaaacaattacaaaatgTACACCGTTTAATTTAAgagaataataaatatcatgtgtatttatcaataaataagtATGTACCTATTAGTAGTATTACTATTCTCATATAAATTAGTAATTAACATTTAAGCAAGGTCGCGATACCGCTTTGTTGCTCGCACTCGACGGTAAAATATgattgtaataatattatactaaaaCGGTACGGACGTTTTGGTAGGTGCGCGGTAGaccaaaattggtttttttaacCTTGGCAATTAACAGAAATATGcgcaaatagtaaaaaaagtggctttgcCACAAAGAGTTTTCATATTAAGTTAGGTGATATGTTGCCTCAGGCACCCTCACCGACCACACCCTATGCTAATTACTTCTTCGGCGTTGCGTCATAACTTCTTCGGCTACGGAACGCCATCCACATCTGAAGAAATTGATGAGACACGCTGATGACTTCTTTAGATAATTACTTCTTTGGCAATTAGTCataacttcttcttcttcttattacTACTTCTTCAGCGTTACGTCATCACTTCTTCGGCTACACCTAAAGGGCACTTCTGTCGACGACATATTGTGTCTTCTTCAGATCTGCATGACCTCGACGGCACAGCTCAAGAACAAATACCATCCACTTCTTCAGATGCGGATGGCATGTGTCATCAACTTCTTCAGATGTGGATGGCATGTGTCACAGAAACGTGGTAAGATAACTactcacatattttttgtatattagtttttagttaattaagtgcaacgggctttttatttaaaaacttgaccctcttgaacacaaaatgaaggaaacataatgtttgttggaattataacttgtattaaacttttttggtaattttgtaaaaatagctttttatatatatttttgtataaatttttgtctcaaaaacatattttggtaagtaattatttgtttataaaatttaacttttaagaaatttcaatatgcctccacccttaagtatatcacttatcacttgaccactaCATAAATGACActgtgttgtatgttcaaaaaaaataatgaaaacatagttggcagcatcatcccatatcttaaaaaaatatccaacacggccgcgtaaccggagattccatcgtcgttgaaaacctgactcaaagaagcca
The sequence above is a segment of the Anthonomus grandis grandis chromosome 12, icAntGran1.3, whole genome shotgun sequence genome. Coding sequences within it:
- the LOC126742883 gene encoding uncharacterized protein LOC126742883, producing the protein MNVESTFIFESVDRKKLSNKLLVVMLKNLFKFGKKDIKIVQGRVHLYLSYSPRNETVAQKVKGLPVKYLRVAASDEEELQLFLKAMREFTEVNFYRAVELEEDERHALTDGRDKEEPNKKKIKILENRTFRDSTTTTAGPSQLIEIPDEGADEFETQKYSVFDLNEYK